A section of the Candidatus Rokuibacteriota bacterium genome encodes:
- a CDS encoding ATP-binding cassette domain-containing protein — MAASVRDDRSPAEPHKGDEILVVRNLTKYFEVSGGFLSGRRGVVKAVDDVSFSIRRGETLGLVGESGCGKTTTGRCVLQLEKPTSGSILFEGKDLAAASPSELRAVRRKMQVIFQDPYSSLNPRMTVGQIISEPLAVHGIVPERPAREARVKELLGHAGLLPAMTRRYPHELSGGQRQRVGIARALAMEPTLIVCDEPVSALDVSIQAQIINLLEELQTGFGLTYLFVAHDLSVVRHISDRVAVMYLGKIVELTDRQSLYENPQHPYTKALLSAVPIPDPAVELTRERTILKGEVPSPLNPPAGCVFHPRCPIAIEQCSQGVPDLREILPGHRAACIRV, encoded by the coding sequence CTGGCGGCATCCGTCCGCGACGATCGGTCGCCTGCTGAGCCCCACAAGGGCGACGAGATCCTGGTAGTCCGGAACCTGACCAAGTATTTCGAGGTCTCGGGCGGCTTCTTGAGCGGCAGGCGCGGCGTGGTCAAGGCGGTGGACGACGTGTCCTTCTCGATCCGCCGCGGCGAGACGCTCGGCCTCGTGGGTGAGTCCGGCTGCGGCAAGACCACCACAGGCCGCTGCGTGCTCCAGCTGGAGAAGCCGACCAGCGGCTCCATCCTGTTCGAGGGCAAGGACCTGGCGGCGGCCTCGCCATCCGAGCTCCGGGCCGTGCGGCGGAAGATGCAGGTCATCTTCCAGGACCCGTACAGCTCGCTCAACCCGCGGATGACGGTGGGCCAGATCATCTCTGAGCCCCTGGCCGTGCACGGCATCGTGCCCGAACGCCCGGCACGGGAGGCCCGCGTCAAGGAGCTTCTCGGCCACGCGGGGCTCCTGCCCGCCATGACCCGGCGCTACCCCCACGAGCTCTCGGGAGGCCAGCGCCAGCGCGTCGGCATCGCCCGCGCCCTCGCGATGGAGCCGACCTTGATCGTCTGCGACGAGCCGGTCTCGGCCCTCGACGTCTCCATCCAGGCCCAGATCATCAACCTGCTCGAGGAGCTGCAGACCGGCTTCGGCCTGACCTATCTCTTCGTCGCCCACGACCTCTCGGTGGTCCGCCATATCTCCGACCGGGTGGCCGTGATGTACCTGGGCAAGATCGTCGAGCTCACCGACCGGCAGTCGCTGTACGAGAACCCGCAGCACCCGTATACCAAGGCGCTGCTCTCGGCCGTCCCCATCCCCGACCCGGCCGTGGAGCTGACCCGCGAGCGGACGATTTTGAAGGGCGAGGTGCCGAGCCCGCTCAATCCCCCGGCGGGCTGCGTCTTCCACCCCCGCTGCCCCATAGCCATCGAGCAGTGCAGCCAGGGGGTGCCCGACCTTCGGGAAATCCTGCCCGGGCACCGGGCGGCCTGCATCCGCGTTTAG